From the genome of Candidatus Endomicrobium procryptotermitis:
GCAATTTGTTTATAATAATTTTAGGACGTATAGGTCTTTGGTTGTAAATAACCACTTATTTTCACCTGTTGAATTCTTTAATCTAAAAAAAGACATATCTCCTTGACCTTAACGTTTCAAACGAAATAAATCAAATTCAACATGTTAATGCATCTCTTACGGTTGTTTACGAAATCAAGCCTTAAATATTTGTTATTGCTTGTCGTTGTCATAAAGGAAGCAGAACACAATGAAAAATCAAGTTTAGTATTAGTTAACATCCAAACAAGAAGGAATAACCAACAATAAATGTCAAAACCGACGCAAATTTTATATTTGCGTCGGTTTTGACAAATTACGTAAGCTGCAAAACTTGTATTAATTATCCATTTAATAAAACTTCTTCCGCAGCAGCTACGGCTTTTCCTTTTTCTATTTTCATACCCAGTTCAACTAAAACCATTTCAAGACATGCAAAACCTACTAAAAGATCGGCTTTGCCTATGTAGCCCATATGCGCAAATCTTATGATTTTGCCTTTCAAATCCGCCTGTCCTCCGGCAATGGATACACCGTACTTTTCTCTCAAAGTTTTAACGATTTTCCCGCCAATTTCTTGCGGAACTTTTGCACTGGTGACAACTTCGCATGGTACTTCTCCAAAAAGCTCAAGCCCGATAGCCCGCATTCCAGCTCTTGCCGCTTTTGCAAGAAGTTTATAATCATTCCATATATTTTCAATTCCCTTTTCTTTTATCATCTTTAAAGATTCCTGAAGTGCAACTATGAGCGTTACCGGAGGAGTAAAAGGAGTTTCATTTGTGGCATAAGATTTTTTATATTTTTTTATATCAAAATAAAATTTAGGAAGTTTTGAAGTTTCGACAAGTTTCCACGCTTTGTCGCTTAAAGTGATAAAAGCAAGTCCCGGTGCAAGCATCAAGCCTTTCTGCGAACCTGAAACGTTTACATCGACTTTCCATTCGTCCGTTTTGAATTCCTGCCCTGCGAGACCGGAAACTGTATCCACAACCAAAACAGCGGATGTCTTTGAAACTATATCACCTATCGCTTTTATATTGTTGGCTACTCCGGTAGATGTTTCCGTAAATGTAGTATATACGGCCTTTATATTAGGATTTGCTTTAAGCGCTTTTTCTATTTCCTCAGGTTTTACGGCATTCCCCCACGGAACGGAAACAGAGGTAACTTTAACACCATAGGTTTCAGCTATCTTTATCCACCTGTCGCCAAAATTTCCACAGCTGGCAACTATAACTTCATCATCTGGACTTAAAATGTTTACAACGGCCATTTCCATGGCACCGGTTCCAGAACCTGCAAGCAAAAATACTTCGTTTTTTGTCTGAAAGACGTATTTCAATCCTTCGGCTACGTCTTTGTAGATGTCAGCAAATTCATTCGTACGGTGATGCAGTATCGGTAAAGCTTCCTTAAGTGCCACTTCCGGTGGAATAGGTGTTGGTCCCGGTGTTAAAAGATAGTGTTTTTTCATCTCATTACCTCCGTTATTTTTTGTTTTTCTTTTTTGTCTGCGATTTATTTATATCAGCTGCGCAGGAAAAATTGCCCATCTGAAGTTTTTCAATTGCAAAAAAAATAACTTCATCCATATGCGAAACTGGTATCATCTTAATTTTTTCTTTTATGTCCTGCGGTATATCAACAAGATCTTTTTTATTGCTTTCCGGAAATAATACCGTATTTATTCCTTCCCTGAAAGCTGCCAAAACCTTTTCTTTCAGACCGCCTATAGCCAAAACACGTCCTCTTAAAGTAACTTCACCTGTCATGGCGATTCTTTTCTTTACAGGTTTATTCATGCAAACTGATGCCAGCGCCGTAGCCAAAGCTATACCCGCACTAGGACCATCTTTAGGAACGGCTCCTTCAGGAACATGAACATGGAAATCCGTATCTTTAAACATGCTTTCAGCTATATTAAGCTTATCAGACGATGAACGCACATAAGTAAGAGCAGCTTGAGCTGACTCTTTCATTACATCGCCAAGTTTTCCCGTAAGTACCAGTCCGCCTTTGCCTTTCATTTTGTTTACTTCAATCGTAAGAGTTTCCCCTCCGGCTTCAGTCCACGCAAGTCCCGTCACGACGCCGATGTCATTTTCGGATATGCGCTCTCTTTCGTAAAGTGGAATGCCGAGATATTTGTTTAACTTTTCTGCAGTTATGGTTATGGATTTAATATTTGTGTCAAAAGCCAGATCCTTTGCCGCTTTTCTGCAAAGATTGGCTATTTCCCTGCTCAGGTTTCTTACGCCGGCTTCATGTGTATAATTTTTTATGACGGAAGCAAGCGCATCTTCAGGTATAATAAGCTCATCTTTTTTCAGCCCGTGTTCAGCCAGTTGTTTGGGAATGATGAAATCGCGCGCAATATGACTTTTTTCGTCATCGACATATCCTGAAAATCGTATAATTTCAAGCCTGTCAAGCAAAGTGTTCGGTATATTGTGCAAAGTATTTGCCGTGGTTATGAACATGACTTTTGATAAATCAAAATCAACGTCAAGATAATGATCGCCGAAAGCATAGTTCTGTTCTGGATCCAAAACTTCTAAAAGAGCCGCGGAAGGATCGCCTCTCCAATCGGCTCCTATTTTATCTATTTCGTCTAAAATAAATACAGGATTATTTGAACAGGCTTTTTTCATAGACTGTATTATTTTGCCCGGCATAGAACCGATATATGTGCGTCTGTGTCCTCTGATTTCAGCTTCATCTCTAACACCGCCCATGGAAATTCTGACAAAATTTCTACCGAGACTTCTTGCCACAGATTTTGCTATAGAGGTTTTGCCAACTCCGGGAGGACCTATAAAACAAAGAATTGGTCCTTTAATTTTATGAACTCTAGAAAGAACGGCAAGATATTCAAGTATTCTGTCTTTTACTTTTTCCAGCCCATAATGATCTTGATCTAAAATTTCTTTTGCTCTTCTTAAATCAAGATTGTCTTCCGTAGATTTTTCCCAAGGAAGATCTATTATCCATTCGAGATAAGTTCTGATTACCGTGGCTTCTGGAGACATCGGCATCATCTTTTCAAGCCTTGACAGCTCCTTTTCCGCCATTTCTCTGGCGGCGGCGGGCATTTTCATATTTTTAAGTTTTAATCTAAGCTCATCCAAATCTTTCTGCGCGTCATCTTTTTGTTTTAATTCTTTCTGAATGGCTTTCATCTGTTCGGTAAGATAATATTCTTTTTGAGTTTTTTCTATTTGATTTCTCACCCTGTTTTGTATACGCCTCTCAATATTTAGAATCTCGATTTCTGCATTGAGTATTTGTATGATTTTTTCAAGCCTTTCTATCGGATTTACAAGTTCCAAGATGGACTGTTTATCATTATTTTTTATAGCCAAATGAGAAGCGATTGTATCGGCAAGCCTTGCGGGATCGGAAATATTGTTTACCGAAACTGAAACTTCCATCGGCATTCTGGGATTTAATTTTACGTATTGCTCAAAAAGTGAAATTGCACGGCGCATAATAGCTTCAGACTCGGCCGTCTTTTCCACCTTTTCATCAAAAATATTAAGCCCTACTTCAACATATCCTCTGTCATTACGTCTGAAATCCGTCCACTGAGCTCTGTTCAAGCCTTCAACCAAGGCTTTAAGTGTGCCGTCCGGCATTTTTAACATCTGTAAAACTTCGCATACAGTTCCGATATTAAAAATATCATCAGGCATAGGCTCTTCTATCTGTATATTTTTTTGCGTGACCACAAAAATAAGCCTGTTTGTCGCCATTGCTTCTTCCAAAGCCCTTACAGATTTTTCCCTCCCCACTGCCAAAGGCAAAACCATGGCAGGATAAAGAATAATATCTCTGACAGGAAGCATGGGCAAAGTGTCGGGTATTTTCTGATTATCATTTTTATCACTTGTGAATCTATCTAATTCGCTCATGCCGTCTCCTTTGTACCGCTGCGGTACACCAGTTTTGGCTTTTCTTTTTTTTCTGCCGCTTCAAGAGTAATTATACATTTTTCAATATCTTCATTATCTGGAACTTCAAACATCGTATCTGTTAAAATGTTTTCTATTATCGATCTCAATCCTCTTGCTCCGGAACCTCTTCTCAAAGCCTCGCCGGCTATAAACTCCAATGCGTTTTTATCAAATGAAAGTTCCACGCCTTCTATTTCAAACATTTTTTTATATTGTTTTGCCAAAGCGTTCTTAGGCTTTGTTAAAATATGAACCATATCGTCAACTGTCAAATGATTAAGCGTAGAAACTACGGGAAGTCTTCCAACAAATTCTGGAATCATCCCAAACTTTATCAGATCTTCGGTTTGAACTTTTGAAAGGGTAAAATCTTTGTCTTTTATTTTATCTCTGTTATCTGAACCATCGGTAATAAAACCAAGAGTTTTTTTCGAAATTCTTTTTTCTATTATCTTTTCAAGCCCATCAAAAGCACCTCCACAGATAAACAGAATATTCGTAGTATCTATTTTTATGTATTCCTGCTGAGGATGTTTTCTTCCCCCCTGAGGAGGAACGTTTGCAACGGTACTTTCAAGTATTTTTAGAAGAGCCTGCTGAACACCTTCTCCTGAAACGTCTCTCGTAATCGAAGGCGTGTCAGATTTTCTAGATATTTTGTCTATCTCATCAATATAAATTATTCCTCTTTCGGCTTTTTTGACATCAAAATTGCTGTTCTGTATAAGCCTTAAAAGTATATTTTCGACATCTTCGCCTACATATCCAGCTTCCGTAAGCGTCGTAGCGTCGACTATGGCAAAAGGAACATCTAAAACTCTGGCCAAAGTCTGGGCAAGCAGCGTTTTTCCGGTTCCTGTAGGACCCAAAAGCAATATATTTGATTTTTGAAGCTCAACATCGTTTTTTTCAGACGTTGCAGAAGTTTCTATTCTTCTGTAATGATTGTACACTGCTACAGAAAGAGTCTTTTTGGCATATTCCTGTCCAATAACATAATCGTCTAGAAAACGCTTAATTTCTCTGGGTTTAGGAAGCTTTTTTACCGAAGCCTTAGCTTCTCTTCTGTTTATATTGTCAAAAATCTCTTTTGAGCTTTTAGCGCACTCTTCACAAATATAATTGCCGTTGCCCCCTACAAGACGGTAAGGCGCTCCTTTTTTACAAAACATACAGCGTTGTTCATTATTAAAATTATCCATTTTATTTTAAACTCACTATTACTTCATCTATAATTCCATAATCTTTTGCTTCCTGCGCAGACATATAATAATTTCTGTCCGTATCTTTTAGAACCTGTACGGCGGTATTGCCTGTATGTTTTGCTATTATTTCTGAAAGTTTCTGTTTTGTGAAAACAAGCTCTTTGGCTTCAATGTCTATGTCGGAAACCGTTCCTGACAAACCTCCGCCATAAATTAAAGGCTGATGAATCATAATTCTCGAATGTGTAAGGGCATATCTTTTGCCTTTTGTGCCGGCGGCAAGCAAAACCGCACCGAAAGACATCGCCATGCCCATGCATATAGTGGTAATCGGACTCTTAATGAACTGCATGGTGTCATAAACTGCAAGTCCTGCGGTAACCATTCCGCCTGGAGAATTTATGTATAAACTTATATCTTTTCCGGGTTCTTCCGAATCAAGATATAAAAGCTGGGCAATTAAAACGTTTGCGGAATCAGTAGCGATTGCTCCATCGTGTCCACCGACAAAAATTATTCTGTCTCTGAGCAGACGCGAATACAAATCATAAGTTACCGCCGACCCCTGATTCCATCTTTCTATTACAGTTGGTATTAAAGAAGGCATTGCTCTTCTCCTAAAATATTAAAATACTGCTACATATTATACTTAAAAAAAGTGCAACTCTACAGTCTTTGCGGAAGCAGATTATAAAGACAACTGCAAATTCCGCGGCTCCGTGCACAATGACAAAAAC
Proteins encoded in this window:
- a CDS encoding alanine--glyoxylate aminotransferase family protein translates to MKKHYLLTPGPTPIPPEVALKEALPILHHRTNEFADIYKDVAEGLKYVFQTKNEVFLLAGSGTGAMEMAVVNILSPDDEVIVASCGNFGDRWIKIAETYGVKVTSVSVPWGNAVKPEEIEKALKANPNIKAVYTTFTETSTGVANNIKAIGDIVSKTSAVLVVDTVSGLAGQEFKTDEWKVDVNVSGSQKGLMLAPGLAFITLSDKAWKLVETSKLPKFYFDIKKYKKSYATNETPFTPPVTLIVALQESLKMIKEKGIENIWNDYKLLAKAARAGMRAIGLELFGEVPCEVVTSAKVPQEIGGKIVKTLREKYGVSIAGGQADLKGKIIRFAHMGYIGKADLLVGFACLEMVLVELGMKIEKGKAVAAAEEVLLNG
- the lon gene encoding endopeptidase La, with product MSELDRFTSDKNDNQKIPDTLPMLPVRDIILYPAMVLPLAVGREKSVRALEEAMATNRLIFVVTQKNIQIEEPMPDDIFNIGTVCEVLQMLKMPDGTLKALVEGLNRAQWTDFRRNDRGYVEVGLNIFDEKVEKTAESEAIMRRAISLFEQYVKLNPRMPMEVSVSVNNISDPARLADTIASHLAIKNNDKQSILELVNPIERLEKIIQILNAEIEILNIERRIQNRVRNQIEKTQKEYYLTEQMKAIQKELKQKDDAQKDLDELRLKLKNMKMPAAAREMAEKELSRLEKMMPMSPEATVIRTYLEWIIDLPWEKSTEDNLDLRRAKEILDQDHYGLEKVKDRILEYLAVLSRVHKIKGPILCFIGPPGVGKTSIAKSVARSLGRNFVRISMGGVRDEAEIRGHRRTYIGSMPGKIIQSMKKACSNNPVFILDEIDKIGADWRGDPSAALLEVLDPEQNYAFGDHYLDVDFDLSKVMFITTANTLHNIPNTLLDRLEIIRFSGYVDDEKSHIARDFIIPKQLAEHGLKKDELIIPEDALASVIKNYTHEAGVRNLSREIANLCRKAAKDLAFDTNIKSITITAEKLNKYLGIPLYERERISENDIGVVTGLAWTEAGGETLTIEVNKMKGKGGLVLTGKLGDVMKESAQAALTYVRSSSDKLNIAESMFKDTDFHVHVPEGAVPKDGPSAGIALATALASVCMNKPVKKRIAMTGEVTLRGRVLAIGGLKEKVLAAFREGINTVLFPESNKKDLVDIPQDIKEKIKMIPVSHMDEVIFFAIEKLQMGNFSCAADINKSQTKKKNKK
- a CDS encoding ATP-dependent Clp protease proteolytic subunit, with translation MPSLIPTVIERWNQGSAVTYDLYSRLLRDRIIFVGGHDGAIATDSANVLIAQLLYLDSEEPGKDISLYINSPGGMVTAGLAVYDTMQFIKSPITTICMGMAMSFGAVLLAAGTKGKRYALTHSRIMIHQPLIYGGGLSGTVSDIDIEAKELVFTKQKLSEIIAKHTGNTAVQVLKDTDRNYYMSAQEAKDYGIIDEVIVSLK